The following nucleotide sequence is from Streptomyces bathyalis.
TTCCCACCAGTTCGGAGAAGCGCAGGAAGATCCCCCGCCGTGCTACGTCCGGCCAGGCAACCAACCGACTCGACCGCTCGGCAGCTCAGTCGAGCAGGCCGCATGCGACAAGTGCCGTGCGGACGACTTCCGTTTCTTCATCGTCCGCTTCGACCAGCGGCAGACGCAGGCCGCCCACACGGTGGCCCAGCAGGTTGAGGGCGGCCTTGACCGGAATCGGATTGGTCGTCACGCCGAGCGCCCGGTAGAGCGGCTGCAACACGGCGTCGATCTCCGCACGCCGCTCGGGTTCGTCGACCATGCGCCGCATCAGGTTCCCGGCGACATGGCTGGCGACGAGGATTCCCCCGCAGCCGTTCAGGTCGAGGGTGCGGGCGAAGACGTCGTCGTTGCCCGCATACAGGCCGAGCCCGTCCACTGGGGCGAGATTGGCGTTGTTGGCCTGCTTGACGTAGTCGATGTGCTCGATCTGGGCCAACTCGGCGAGCAGATCGTTCGGCATGTCGATACCGGCGCGTGCGGGGATGTTGTACAGCACGACGGGTTTCCCGGCGGCCTTGGCGATCTCCGTGTAGTGCCGCACCAGGCCACGGCGGTTCGGCCGGTTGTAATACGGCGCCACCGACAGCACCGCGTCAGCGCCCAGCTCAATGGCCCGTTCGGTCATTGCGCAAGCCTGCGCCGTGTCGTTCGAACCGGTGGAGGCGATCACGCTCGTACCGGCCGGCCGCTCGGAACAGGCGAGTTCGATCAGCCGGAGATGTTCGGTGTTGGTGAGAGTGGAGGGCTCTCCCGTTGTGGCGGCCACCACGACACCGTCGGACCCGTTCGCGGACACATGACGCAGCAGC
It contains:
- the dapA gene encoding 4-hydroxy-tetrahydrodipicolinate synthase; this translates as MRGVVNVTEMSRAPLGSVLTAIVTPFDSDLEVDEQAFVSLLRHVSANGSDGVVVAATTGEPSTLTNTEHLRLIELACSERPAGTSVIASTGSNDTAQACAMTERAIELGADAVLSVAPYYNRPNRRGLVRHYTEIAKAAGKPVVLYNIPARAGIDMPNDLLAELAQIEHIDYVKQANNANLAPVDGLGLYAGNDDVFARTLDLNGCGGILVASHVAGNLMRRMVDEPERRAEIDAVLQPLYRALGVTTNPIPVKAALNLLGHRVGGLRLPLVEADDEETEVVRTALVACGLLD